A stretch of the Actinoalloteichus fjordicus genome encodes the following:
- a CDS encoding YbhB/YbcL family Raf kinase inhibitor-like protein — MSLDRPIAPDPYTLLPSVASFTVTSDDVVHGEQLPARHISAGAGGEDVSPALSWSGFPAETQGFTVTCFDPDAPTPAGFWHWGVVNLPATTTTLAAGAGAAGAALPGAAFAVRNDLGTRDYAGAAPPQGDHPHRYYFVVHAMDVPAIDVDADTSLTVVSFNLVFHTLARAIIAPVFSH; from the coding sequence ATGAGCCTGGACCGGCCGATCGCGCCCGACCCCTACACCCTGCTTCCCTCGGTGGCGTCCTTCACCGTGACCAGTGACGACGTCGTCCACGGGGAGCAGCTGCCCGCCCGGCACATCTCTGCGGGAGCGGGCGGCGAGGACGTCTCGCCCGCGCTGAGCTGGTCGGGGTTCCCCGCCGAGACCCAGGGCTTCACCGTCACCTGCTTCGATCCGGACGCGCCGACTCCTGCCGGCTTCTGGCACTGGGGGGTCGTGAACCTCCCGGCCACGACGACGACGCTGGCGGCCGGTGCGGGCGCGGCAGGGGCAGCACTGCCCGGCGCGGCGTTCGCCGTGCGCAACGACCTCGGTACCAGGGACTACGCAGGCGCCGCTCCCCCGCAGGGCGACCACCCGCACCGGTATTACTTCGTCGTGCACGCGATGGACGTGCCCGCCATCGACGTCGACGCGGACACCAGCCTGACGGTGGTCAGCTTCAACCTCGTCTTCCACACCCTCGCCAGGGCGATCATCGCTCCGGTCTTCTCCCACTGA
- a CDS encoding VanZ family protein, with protein MSIRVLPGFVALTLAIVVAALAFLPYVARQYRRRGQLGLGHALIAFAFLCYILGLLAYVLIPIPPVGPGFCEAYSWVRPQLTPLASLSGLPATFGSGGVRSLLVDSAFQQFAMNIALFVPMGMFVRHMFRRGFLATIAIGAAATLFIEFTQLTGIWFLYPCPYRLFDVDDLAANGLGAVVGAVLAPLLRLVPGQRTGAAPGVPRPVTASRRLLGMACDLLVMWLSGNVALLIVTAAVGTGGAAEDGLPWIHAVAQWGLPAALIGTSLVVRRATPGQQIVLLRLTSVDGGRAAALRAVVWWISGFGAFGVLQTAALIWWAPAVWAAVALAGLHAVSLLLTADRRGISGMLSGLHAVDVRVGRDGPAGSATPETDEDDQTGEGAAAEPQRQSGTTASSRRGGGSEHDRPQNTRA; from the coding sequence GTGAGCATCCGTGTCCTGCCCGGATTCGTGGCGCTGACCCTGGCGATCGTCGTCGCGGCGCTGGCCTTCCTGCCCTACGTGGCGCGGCAGTACCGTCGTCGGGGCCAGCTCGGCTTAGGCCACGCGCTGATCGCCTTCGCCTTCCTCTGTTACATCCTGGGCCTGCTGGCCTATGTGCTGATCCCGATCCCGCCCGTCGGGCCCGGCTTCTGCGAGGCCTACTCCTGGGTGCGCCCGCAGTTGACCCCGCTTGCCAGCCTCTCCGGACTGCCCGCGACCTTCGGCTCCGGCGGCGTCCGCTCGTTGCTGGTCGACTCGGCGTTCCAGCAGTTCGCGATGAACATCGCGCTGTTCGTGCCGATGGGCATGTTCGTCCGGCACATGTTCCGGCGAGGCTTCCTCGCCACGATCGCGATCGGGGCCGCCGCGACCCTGTTCATCGAGTTCACCCAGCTCACCGGGATCTGGTTCCTCTACCCGTGCCCCTACCGGCTGTTCGACGTCGACGACCTGGCGGCCAACGGACTGGGCGCGGTGGTGGGGGCGGTCCTCGCCCCGCTGCTGCGGCTGGTGCCCGGCCAGCGCACCGGAGCGGCGCCGGGCGTGCCCAGGCCGGTGACCGCGAGTCGCAGGCTGCTCGGGATGGCCTGCGACCTGCTGGTGATGTGGCTCTCCGGAAACGTCGCCCTGTTGATCGTCACGGCGGCGGTCGGCACCGGGGGTGCCGCGGAGGACGGGCTGCCGTGGATCCACGCGGTGGCACAGTGGGGCCTGCCCGCGGCACTGATCGGCACCAGCCTCGTGGTTCGCCGGGCCACGCCGGGGCAGCAGATCGTGCTGCTGCGTCTGACCAGTGTGGACGGCGGTCGAGCCGCTGCGCTGCGCGCCGTGGTCTGGTGGATCAGCGGGTTCGGCGCCTTCGGAGTGCTCCAGACGGCCGCGTTGATCTGGTGGGCGCCTGCGGTCTGGGCAGCGGTGGCATTGGCCGGTCTGCACGCAGTGTCGCTGCTGCTGACCGCCGACCGGCGGGGAATCAGCGGAATGCTCAGCGGGTTGCACGCGGTGGACGTCCGAGTCGGCCGAGACGGGCCTGCCGGCTCGGCGACGCCGGAGACCGACGAGGACGACCAGACAGGCGAGGGTGCGGCGGCCGAGCCGCAGCGGCAGTCCGGCACCACGGCGTCGTCGCGGCGCGGCGGCGGCTCCGAACATGATCGACCCCAGAACACCAGGGCGTAG
- a CDS encoding mycothione reductase, which produces MQHFDLAIVGTGSGNSIVDDRFADWNVALIERGTFGGTCLNVGCIPTKMFVHTAELAGTPAASAALGVDSELQGVRWPDVRDRIFGRIDPIAQGGRRYRIEGSPNVTVFEGTGRFVGDKTLTVTGRGAEEQTITADRFVLAAGSRPVIPAVPGMAEVGAHTSDTIMRLEKLPERMVILGGGFIAAELAHVFGSFGVEITMVTRSGALLRHEDLDVSRRFSELAADRWDVRFDQTITSVERQGDLVRVHSQGPGGATCAEGEVLLVAAGRVPNSDLLRLDRTGVRTHPDGRVVVDEYQRTDVEGIWALGDLSSEYQLKHVANHETRIVQHNLLHPEAPRASDHRFVPHAVFSAPQVASVGVSEQEAKIRGLRYVTATQDYADIAYGWAMEDTTGFCKLIADPDDGRLLGAHIIGPQASTLIQPLIQAMSFGLDVRRMARDQYWIHPAMPELVENALLKLPLPG; this is translated from the coding sequence GTGCAGCACTTCGACCTTGCCATCGTGGGCACCGGATCGGGCAACTCGATCGTGGATGACCGATTCGCCGACTGGAACGTCGCGCTGATCGAGCGCGGCACCTTCGGCGGCACCTGCCTGAACGTGGGCTGCATCCCCACGAAGATGTTCGTGCACACCGCCGAACTGGCGGGCACGCCCGCCGCCTCGGCCGCGCTGGGCGTGGACTCCGAGTTGCAGGGCGTGCGCTGGCCCGACGTGCGCGACCGGATCTTCGGCCGCATCGACCCGATCGCGCAGGGCGGCAGGCGGTATCGGATCGAGGGCAGCCCGAACGTGACCGTGTTCGAGGGCACCGGCCGGTTCGTCGGCGACAAGACGCTGACCGTCACCGGTCGGGGTGCCGAGGAGCAGACGATCACCGCCGATCGGTTCGTGCTGGCGGCGGGCAGCAGGCCGGTCATCCCGGCGGTGCCGGGGATGGCCGAGGTCGGCGCCCACACCAGCGACACGATCATGCGGCTGGAGAAGCTTCCGGAGCGGATGGTGATCCTGGGCGGCGGGTTCATCGCCGCCGAACTGGCACACGTGTTCGGCTCCTTCGGCGTCGAGATCACGATGGTCACCAGGTCGGGGGCCCTGCTGCGGCACGAGGACCTCGACGTCTCCCGACGGTTCTCGGAGCTGGCCGCGGACCGGTGGGACGTGCGGTTCGATCAGACGATCACCAGCGTGGAGCGGCAGGGCGACCTCGTCCGCGTGCACTCCCAGGGTCCCGGCGGCGCCACCTGTGCCGAGGGCGAGGTCCTGCTGGTCGCGGCAGGCCGCGTGCCCAACTCCGATCTGCTGCGCCTGGACCGCACCGGGGTGCGGACCCACCCGGACGGCCGGGTGGTGGTGGACGAGTACCAGCGCACCGACGTCGAGGGGATCTGGGCGCTGGGCGACCTCAGCTCGGAGTACCAGCTCAAGCACGTCGCCAACCACGAGACGAGGATCGTCCAGCACAACCTGCTGCACCCCGAGGCGCCGAGGGCCTCCGATCACCGCTTTGTGCCGCACGCGGTGTTCTCCGCTCCGCAGGTCGCGTCGGTGGGGGTCAGTGAGCAGGAGGCGAAGATCCGGGGACTCCGCTACGTCACCGCGACCCAGGACTACGCGGACATCGCCTACGGCTGGGCGATGGAGGACACCACGGGCTTCTGCAAGCTGATCGCCGACCCCGACGACGGCAGGCTGCTGGGCGCACACATCATCGGTCCGCAGGCCTCGACACTGATCCAGCCGCTGATCCAGGCGATGAGCTTCGGTCTGGACGTGCGACGGATGGCGCGCGATCAGTACTGGATCCACCCAGCCATGCCGGAGCTCGTGGAGAACGCCCTGCTCAAGCTGCCGCTGCCCGGCTGA